The Camelina sativa cultivar DH55 chromosome 14, Cs, whole genome shotgun sequence genome includes a window with the following:
- the LOC104743038 gene encoding cytochrome P450 708A2-like, with protein sequence MCKERREEATSNDLKYGDFMETMINEVEKEDDTVNEERSVELILSLLIASYETTSTMTAITVKFIAENPKVLMELKLNYVEQREHQTILQNRVDKESGVTWKEYKSMMSFTHMVINESLRLGSLSPAMFRKAVSNVVIKGYKIPAGWIVLVIPSLLHYDPQIYEQPCEFNPWRWQGKELLSGPKTFMAFGGGARLCAGAEFARLQMAIYLHHLVTTSDFSLIEKSDIIRAPLLRFSNPIRISISKNL encoded by the exons atgtgcaaagagaggagagaagaagcAACATCGAATGATTTAAAATATGGAGACTTCATGGAGACAATGATAAATGAAGTGGAGAAAGAGGACGATACGGTGAACGAGGAAAGATCTGTAGAGCTAATATTAAGTTTACTGATTGCGTCTTATGAAACTACTTCTACTATGACTGCAATTACTGTGAAATTCATAGCTGAAAACCCCAAAGTGCTTATGGAGTTGAAG CTTAACTACGTTGAACAGAGAGAGCATCAGACCATCCTCCAAAACAGAGTTGATAAAGAGTCTGGAGTTACTTGGAAAGAATACAAATCCATGATGAGCTTTACCCACATG GTTATCAATGAGTCTCTTCGTTTAGGAAGTTTGTCACCTGCTATGTTCAGAAAGGCTGTGAGTAATGTGGTGATCAAAG GGTATAAAATACCAGCAGGATGGATTGTACTGGTTattccatctcttcttcattatgaCCCTCAAATCTATGAACAACCATGCGAGTTTAATCCATGGAGATGGCAGGGGAAAGAATTGCTTTCTGGCCCTAAAACGTTCATGGCCTTTGGAGGTGGTGCAAGACTCTGTGCAGGAGCAGAGTTTGCTAGGCTTCAGATGGCTATATATCTTCACCACCTAGTCACAACGTCTGACTTCTCTTTGATCGAGAAATCTGATATCATTCGAGCACCCTTACTTCGATTTTCCAACCCGATACGCATAAGTATCTccaaaaatctctaa
- the LOC109128929 gene encoding LOW QUALITY PROTEIN: uncharacterized protein LOC109128929 (The sequence of the model RefSeq protein was modified relative to this genomic sequence to represent the inferred CDS: substituted 1 base at 1 genomic stop codon), translated as MDKRSYHKTIVKSVPKRKIKRGPNQIKAEISKVFDKFALSLNIFDVXDALEGDSFEMLACCLVYFLYKSLLQTLRTKKLQSNLSHVPVEVLALLEEQVIFPKDSNKSFWITHDKTHVVLFENLKIHFRVCRNNRFRAEDICPEQRATTVPEVQSSEG; from the exons ATGGACAAGAGATCTTACCATAAGACCATTGTAAAGAGCGTtccaaaaagaaagatcaaaagGGGACCTAACCAAATCAAAGCTGAAATCTCTAAAGTTTTCGATAAGTTTGCTCTTAGTCTCAA TATCTTTGACGTCTAAGACGCCTTGGAAGGAGACAGCTTTGAGATGCTCGCGTGTTGCTTGGtctattttttgtataaatctTTGCTTCAAACACTCAGGACCAAGAAGCTGCAGAGCAATCTGTCTCATGTACCTGTGGAAGTCCTTGCCTTGCTTGAAGAACAAGTTATCTTTCCCAAAGATTCTAACAAGAGCTTCTGGATAACTCATGACAAAACACATGTTGTCTTGTTTGAGAATCTCAAAATTCACTTCCGGGTCTGTAGAAACAATCGTTTTAGAGCCGAGGATATTTGTCCGGAACAACGAGCCACCACCGTACCTGAAGTACAAAGCAGTGagggatag
- the LOC104743041 gene encoding uncharacterized protein LOC104743041: MKSLPNWALSFFSDQLFRRDGYIWATAISLLLILLFHILFSSKFRFFSSSSSPTESVSHAVNSQSRISRLVSDEDLKFLIENLEERNESDDEIWEHVIHRSNDRISYTAKRSKPKDGGPMKYLSVTVFEDCSAEILRDFYMDNDYRKKWDKTVVDHEQLQVDSSTGIEIGRTIKKFPLLTSREYLLAWRLWQGKDKFYCFTKDCDHNMVPKQSKYVRVSYFRSGWRIRQVPGRNACEIKMFHQENAGLNVEMAKLAFSKGIWSYVCKMDNALCKYMATSQGTQQGPILSAVTLTKKVPSELETQTDDVTVSMGTSSGELEVLTHVVAKHRKILRKPSKKLIAKGLVLVGGAICLSRGHSALGAKVVLAYLLTKLNKHGTSLKQTSQNTMI; this comes from the exons ATGAAGAGCTTACCCAACTGGGCTTTGTCTTTCTTCTCCGACCAACTTTTCCGGCGAGATGGTTACATCTGGGCCACCGCGATTTCGCTTCTCTTAATCCTTCTCTTTCATATCTTATTTTCCTCTAAATTTcgcttcttcagttcttcttcttcgcctaCCGAATCAGTTTCTCATGCCGTGAACTCTCAATCAAG GATATCCAGACTAGTTTCCGACGAAGATTTGAAATTTCTTATCGAAAATTTGGAGGAAAGAAATGAGTCTGATGATGAGATATGGGAACATGTTATTCACAGAAGCAACGATCGCATTTCGTACACTGCTAAACGCTCCAAACCTAAA gatggTGGTCCTATGAAGTACCTAAGTGTCACGGTCTTTGAGGACTGCTCTGCAGAGATTTTGAGGGACTTTTATATGGACAATGATTATAGGAAAAAATGGGACAAGACTGTGGTTGATCATGAGCAGTTGCAGGTTGACAGTAGTACCGGAATCGAGATTGGTCGCACCATTAAAAAGTTTCCCTTGTTGACATCAAGAGAGTACCTACTAGCTTGGAGACTGTGGCAAGGAAAGGACAAGTTCTACTGTTTCACTAAG gatTGTGATCACAATATGGTACCGAAACAGAGCAAGTACGTACGTGTAAGCTATTTTAGATCTGGTTGGCGAATCAGGCAAG TTCCCGGAAGAAATGCTTGTGAGATCAAAATGTTTCACCAGGAGAATGCTGGGTTAAATGTTGAGATGGCGAAGCTCGCCTTCTCAAAAGGCATATGGAGTTACGTCTGTAAGATGGATAATGCACTTTGTAAATACATGGCAACCAGTCAGGGAACCCAACAAGGACCCATCTTATCTGCTGTCACCTTAACTAAAAAG GTTCCATCAGAGTTAGAAACTCAGACAGATGATGTCACAGTCTCCATGGGAACAAGTAGTGGTGAATTAGAAGTGTTGACTCATGTTGTAGccaaacacagaaaaatattGAGAAAACCATCAAAGAAACTGATAGCAAAAGGTCTGGTACTTGTGGGTGGTGCAATATGCTTGTCTCGTGGTCATTCCGCTTTGGGTGCTAAAGTCGTATTGGCTTACCTCTTGACGAAACTGAACAAACATGGTACTTCTCTGAAGCAGACCAGCCAGAACACTATGATTTAA
- the LOC109128754 gene encoding uncharacterized protein LOC109128754, with protein MDLKQHLLDSDFTNSLADASLFIHGSGSHLIYVLVYVDDIIVTGTHSRTIDAVLTAFSDRFSIKDPVDLHYFLGIEVSRSKRGMHLMQRKYIHDLLLKTNMSDAKLVSTPLSTTPKLTLTSGAPLADPSQYRSVVGSLQYLSFTRPDLSYAVSRLSQFMHRPTQDHWQAAKRVLRYLAGTSTHGIYLHASSPNSLHCFSTSPVKLHGFSDADWAGDTDDYISTNGYVIYLGRNPISWSSKKQSGVARSSTEAEYRAVAKTTAELCWLSSLYSELRIQLPSALVIYCDNIGATYLCANPVFHS; from the coding sequence ATGGATCTTAAACAACATCTTCTTGATTCCGATTTTACTAACTCTCTTGCAGATGCATCCTTGTTTATCCATGGCTCCGGCTCTCATCTCATATATGTCCTTGTCTATGTCGACGATATCATCGTCACTGGGACTCACTCACGCACCATTGATGCTGTTCTCACTGCCTTTTCAGACCGTTTTTCCATCAAGGATCCCGTTGATCTTCATTACTTTCTTGGCATTGAAGTTTCTCGGTCCAAACGTGGTATGCATCTCATGCAACGCAAATACATTCATGATCTCCTCCTCAAGACCAACATGTCCGACGCAAAGCTTGTCTCTACGCCTTTGTCGACCACGCCTAAATTAACGCTCACAAGCGGGGCTCCTCTTGCTGACCCCTCTCAATATCGCTCTGTTGTGGGGAGTCTCCAATACCTTTCGTTCACTCGACCAGATCTCTCCTATGCTGTCAGTCGCCTATCTCAGTTCATGCATCGCCCAACACAGGATCACTGGCAAGCCGCCAAACGAGTCCTTCGCTATCTTGCTGGTACTTCAACTCATGGTATTTATCTTCATGCTTCATCTCCTAACTCTCTACACTGTTTTTCGACGTCTCCTGTTAAACTCCATGGCTTCTCTGATGCGGATTGGGCGGGAGATACTGATGATTATATCTCTACCAATGGCTATGTTATTTACCTTGGTCGCAACCCCATCTCTTGGTCATCCAAAAAGCAGTCTGGTGTTGCCCGATCATCGACCGAAGCTGAATATAGAGCTGTTGCTAAAACTACTGCAGAACTCTGTTGGTTGTCTTCCTTGTACTCTGAATTGCGCATACAACTCCCTTCTGCTCTTGTCATCTATTGTGATAACATTGGTGCTACATATCTCTGTGCCAACCCGGTCTTCCATTCCTGA
- the LOC104744184 gene encoding uncharacterized protein LOC104744184: protein MTTSGNVSPSTGEVITTATTSLFIVNTGNVTKLNDTNYVMWSLQIHALVDGYELAGYLDGSTTAPPPMVTTGTTSTPNPDFVIWKRQDRLLFSALLGAMSPSVQPLVSRATTAAEVWTKGNKTIDEYVRGLVIRFDELAALGKPMDHEDQIEKILEGLPEDFKPVVDQIESKDSPPTISDVHERLCNREAKLLAVAAATLTPFPVSANIAQNRPNNNNRHNNNNNNRF, encoded by the exons ATGACTACCTCCGGTAACGTCTCTCCATCGACGGGTGAAGTCATCACGACTGCAACCACTTCCCTCTTCATTGTCAACACTGGCAATGTAACCAAACTTAACGATACCAACTACGTGATGTGGAGCCTTCAGATCCATGCTTTGGTTGATGGTTATGAGCTTGCTGGATACCTCGATGGATCCACAACTGCTCCTCCTCCTATGGTGACGACCGGAACCACCTCTACCCCGAATCCGGACTTCGTCATCTGGAAACGCCAAGATCGCCTCCTGTTTAGTGCCTTGCTTGGTGCTATGTCTCCCTCTGTTCAACCTTTGGTCTCACGTGCCACCACAGCTGCTGAA GTATGGACCAAGGGGAATAAAACCATAGATGAATATGTTCGTGGTCTTGTTATACGCTTTGATGAACTTGCTGCTCTTGGTAAACCTATGGATCATGAGGATCAAATCGAAAAGATACTTGAAGGTCTTCCCGAAGACTTCAAGCCTGTTGTCGACCAGATTGAGAGCAAGGACTCTCCACCAACCATCTCCGATGTTCATGAGCGATTGTGTAATCGTGAAGCCAAGCTccttgctgttgctgctgccaCTCTAACTCCGTTTCCAGTGTCTGCTAATATCGCTCAAAACCGtccgaacaacaacaacagacacaacaacaacaacaacaaccgttTTTGA
- the LOC104744186 gene encoding histone acetyltransferase HAC4-like — translation MNNNYVPQSTVAVPAPNVCPVQEKTRKYRNITRAKIYAILVRKINSAAGTNDVTDHQKTLAVTLENLIFKDAKTWKDYTNPNTLEARIYKHLRLNFRPAAATTPCSSVGMMMNTTPSPHSLGMMNGGALGTCSSTTFQPVSMPPQINCTSGGFSIAPDMQMRQYSAGASNFNQQMMDLYRPNVNLFTSGMSTPLMTGGVGFSRNCVPLPNGPMTSQDLLNATHLPTLSQPFLQPLDQSHMHDGIYSSMSNAGSFGPSNPSLYPYPYPYEVVTSSGSMAVPWNPNPMLQGVDATVTSNQSNLQGMQQTPLPKRQLHHPLWKNNQDELAQASQQVLSHGFHPQVRDIDPQLGVQHPQKIYPGQLQKQDPLLDKDAYLTQQAMGTLAAAPVINGPSKEVNGNCGQTYLNERRWLTYMLHVRKCKARKGKCVSKFCFEAKKMWKHISCCKVPDCTYRYCLPTRKLLHHYNECGKKSCPLCGPVKSYYEKNKDTSVPLRKAKCSKRQPKKSSTSRKPNKKRGAEASSVDADLKPSMKRLKLQQPPSQNATPETGCAVVVCRPDSSLSMPMDKDALKPDKTDQVMPMDTCVPKTCGIPVTRELEKLVSEDTPKGKNCGGFTEDEKTSCLLAQGKPKCMKNEVISASKEQNVKQSVDVANASKMEISSLVELFTPEQVKGHIRSLRQWVGQSKTKAEKNKAMGCSMSVNSCQLCAVERLVFEPIPIYCSPCGVRIKKNALHYSVAAGESKHYVCAPCYNEARENLVSLDGTCIPKAKLEKKKNDEQVGEGWVQCDKCEAWQHQICALFNSRRNHGEATKYTCPNCYIQEVERGERRPLPPSAIPGANKLPVTALSNHIEERLFKKLKEERQERASLQGKSFQEVPGAESLTVRVVASVDRVLEVKERFLEIFREDNYPSEFPYKSKVVLLFQKIENVEVCLFGMFVQEFGAKSGPPNPRRVYLSYLDSVKYFRPEVRTVSGEALRTFVYHEILIGYLDYCKKRGFTSCYIWACPPLKGEDYILYCHPEIQKTPKTDKLREWYLAMLRKASKEGVVVECTNLYDHFFVQSGECRATVTAARLPYFDGDYWPGAAEDLIGQMSQEDDGTNLNRKGSTKNVISKRGLRAFGQLDLSVNASKDRLMMQKLGETICPMKEDFIMVHLQHCCKHCTTLMVSGNRWVCNQCKNFQICDKCNEVEQNRIDKERHPINQKEKHSLFPVAIEDVPAEIKDKDDNLESEFFDNRQAFLNLCQGNNYQYDTLRRAKHSSMMILYHLHNPTAPAFATFCTICQEEIENSQGWHCEVCPSFDVCSACYSKAPINHPHKLISRSSSADTSVVQHNGQTNHSYQADHEKLKELLVHAVACRCSTTLCQYQHCSMMRNLFRHCLTCKTAPGDCPYCMKLWRTINLHAGSCRDSQCTVPRCRDLRAKSSRQQHQSDKRRRTAVMEMMRERAAEATRTGLLI, via the exons ATGAATAATAATTATGTTCCTCAGAGCACTGTTGCCGTTCCGGCTCCTAATGTTTGTCCTGTGCAAGAGAAGACCCGCAAGTATCGGAATATTACACGAGCAAAGAT TTATGCTATCTTAGTACGCAAGATAAATTCTGCAGCAGGGACTAATGATGTCACGGACCACCAAAAGACTTTGGCTGTTACGTTAGAGAATTTGATCTTTAAGGACGCCAAAACATGGAAGGACTACACCAATCCCAATACTCTTGAAGCCCGCATTTATAAACATTTGAGACTCAATTTTAGACCTGCTGCCGCTACTACTCCATGTAGTTCTGTTGGCATGATGATGAATACTACTCCAAGTCCTCATTCTCTTGGCATGATGAACGGAGGTGCTCTCGGTACTTGTAGCAGCACTACTTTCCAACCCGTAAGCATGCCACCGCAAATTAATTGCACCAGTGGAG GATTTTCTATTGCGCCTGACATGCAGATGCGTCAATACTCTGCTGGTGCAAGTAACTTTAATCAGCAGATGATGGATCTTTATAGGCCTAATGTGAACCTGTTTACTTCTGGGATGTCTACTCCTCTCATGACTGGCGGCGTGGGATTTAGCAGGAACTGTGTGCCACTTCCTAATGGACCCATGACTTCTCAAGACCTCCTCAACGCTACGCACTTGCCAACTTTATCTCAACCTTTTCTGCAACCTCTTGATCAGTCACACATGCATGATGGAATATACTCATCAATGAGCAACGCTGGTTCTTTCGGGCCAAGTAATCCCTCTCTGTATCCATATCCCTATCCCTATGAAGTTGTTACGTCATCTGGCTCTATGGCAGTTCCGTGGAACCCCAATCCTATGCTTCAGGGAGTTGACGCCACCGTCACAAGTAATCAGTCAAACCTGCAAGGAATGCAACAAACTCCATTGCCAAAACGTCAGCTACATCATCCGCTGTGGAAGAATAATCAAGATGAATTGGCTCAGGCGAGTCAACAAGTCTTAAGTCATGGGTTTCACCCGCAAGTTCGTGATATTGATCCCCAATTAGGAGTACAACATCCCCAAAAGATTTACCCTGGTCAACTCCAGAAGCAAGATCCTTTACTTGACAAGGATGCTTATCTGACTCAGCAAGCTATGGGTACTTTAGCTGCTGCTCCTGTCATTAATGGACC AAGTAAAGAGGTAAACGGGAATTGTGGTCAAACGTATTTGAACGAGAGGCGGTGGCTTACGTATATGTTACATGTACGTAAATGCAAGGCAAGAAAAGGTAAGTGTGTGAGCAAGTTTTGCTTCGAAGCCAAAAAGATGTGGAAACATATAAGCTGCTGCAAGGTCCCTGATTGCACATACAGATATTGTCTTCCAACTCGGAAATTGCTTCATCATTACAATGAGTGCGGGAAAAAATCGTGCCCTCTCTGTGGACCTGTCAAAAGCTACTATGAAAAGAACAAAGACACAAGTGTACCGCTCCGTAAAGCTAAGTGTTCAAAACGTCAACCCAAGAAATCCTCAACATCCaggaaaccaaataaaaaaagaggtgCTGAAGCTTCATCTGTTGATGCTGATCTGAAACCCTCAATGAAGCGCCTGAAATTACAGCAACCACCCTCCCAAAATGCCACTCCCGAGACAGGATGTGCTGTTGTTGTCTGTAGACCTGATTCCTCATTGAGTATGCCTATGGATAAAGATGCTTTGAAACCTGACAAAACTGATCAGGTTATGCCTATGGACACATGTGTTCCTAAAACTTGTGGGATTCCCGTTACCCGGGAGCTGGAGAAGCTTGTTTCTGAAGATACTCCCAAGGGTAAAAATTGCGGTGGTTTTACAGAGGATGAAAAAACTAGTTGCTTACTGGCACAAGGGAAACCCAAATGTATGAAGAATGAAGTAATAAGCGCATCAAAGGAACAGAATGTGAAACAGTCTGTGGACGTTGCGAATGCTTCCAAAATGGAAATCTCCTCACTCGTTGAGTTATTCACTCCAGAGCAAGTAAAGGGGCATATCCGCAGTCTTCGTCAGTGGGTAGGCCAG agTAAAACGAAggcagaaaaaaacaaagcaatggGGTGCTCCATGTCTGTGAATTCTTGCCAGTTGTGTGCTGTTGAGAGGCTTGTATTCGAGCCAATACCTATTTACTGCTCGCCGTGTGGTGTACGCATCAAGAAAAATGCCTTGCACTATAGTGTTGCGGCTGGCGAGTCAAAGCATTATGTCTGTGCACCTTGCTACAATGAAGCGCGCGAAAACTTGGTTTCTCTCGATGGAACTTGTATACCGAAAGCAAAgcttgagaaaaagaaaaatgatgaacAAGTTGGAGAAGGG TGGGTTCAATGTGACAAGTGTGAAGCCTGGCAGCATCAAATTTGTGCTTTGTTCAACAGCCGAAGAAATCATGGCGAAGCCACCAAGTACACTTGCCCTAATTGCTATATACAAGAGGTGGAACGAGGCGAAAGAAGACCATTACCACCCAGTGCCATTCCAGGGGCAAACAAATTACCAGTTACTGCTCTTAGCAACCATATAGAGGAGCGCTTATTCAAAAAGTTGAAGGAGGAAAGACAAGAGAGGGCTAGTCTTCAAGGAAAAAGTTTCCAGGAG GTCCCTGGAGCGGAATCACTTACTGTCAGAGTTGTGGCATCGGTTGACAGAGTATTAGAAGTAAAGGAACGTTTCCTTGAGATTTTCCGAGAAGATAATTATCCTTCTGAATTCCCTTATAAGTCCAAG GTCGTTTTGTTGTTTCAGAAGATTGAGAATGTAGAAGTATGCTTATTTGGCATGTTCGTCCAAGAATTTGGAGCAAAATCTGGACCTCCAAATCCGCGGCGGGTCTACCTTTCGTATCTGGACTCAGTAAAGTATTTCAGACCTGAGGTTCGAACAGTGTCCGGAGAAGCCCTCCGCACGTTTGTGTACCATGAAATTCTG ATTGGTTATCTCGATTATTGTAAGAAACGTGGTTTTACAAGCTGCTATATCTGGGCATGCCCCCCACTTAAGGGTGAAGATTACATTCTTTATTGTCATCCTGAAATCCAGAAGACGCCAAAGACTGACAAACTAAGGGAATG GTATTTAGCAATGTTAAGGAAAGCTTCAAAAGAAGGTGTGGTCGTCGAATGCACAAACCTCTACGATCATTTCTTTGTCCAGTCTGGCGAATGCAGAGCTACTGTGACTGCTGCAAGGTTGCCATATTTTGATGGAGACTACTGGCCAGGTGCTGCGGAGGATTTGATAGGTCAAATGAGCCAAGAAGATGATGGTACGAATTTAAACAGAAAAGGATCTACCAAAAATGTCATATCGAAACGAGGTCTTAGAGCTTTTGGCCAGTTGGACCTTTCTGttaatgcctcaaaggatcGACTGATGATGCAAAAA CTCGGTGAGACCATTTGTCCGATGAAGGAAGATTTTATAATGGTGCATTTGCAACATTGCTGCAAGCATTGTACCACTCTCATGGTATCTGGAAACCGGTGGGTGTGCAATCAGTGCAAGAATTTTCAGATATGTGACAA GTGTAATGAAGTGGAACAGAACCGCATAGATAAAGAGAGACATCCGATAAATCAGAAAGAGAAACACTCGCTGTTTCCT GTGGCCATCGAAGACGTTCCCGCAGAGATTAAGGACAAAGATGACAACCTCGAGAGCGAGTTCTTTGATAACAGACAAGCTTTCCTGAATCTTTGCCAAGGAAACAACTATCAGTACGACACTCTAAGGCGGGCGAAACATTCCTCCATGATGATTCTCTATCATCTTCACAACCCTACTGCCCCTGCATTTGCGACGTTTTGCACCATCTGCcaagaagaaattgaaaactctCAGGGCTGGCACTGTGAAGTTTGTCCAAGCTTTGATGTCTGCAGTGCCTGTTACTCCAAGGCCCCTATCAACCATCCACATAAACTGATAAGTCGTTCATCTTCTGCGGATACTAGTGTTGTACAACACAACGGGCAAACTAATCACAGTTATCAAGCCGATCACGAGAAG TTAAAAGAACTGCTGGTACATGCAGTTGCATGCCGCTGCTCTACAACACTGTGCCAGTATCAACATTGTAGTATGATGAGGAATCTCTTCAGACATTGTTTGACATGTAAGACTGCTCCTGGAGATTGCCCATATTGTATGAAATTATGGAGAACCATCAACCTCCATGCCGGCAGTTGCAGAGATTCCCAGTGCACTGTCCCCAGATGcag AGATTTGAGAGCGAAAAGTAGTAGGCAGCAGCACCAGTCAGACAAAAGGCGTAGAACTGCTGTAATGGAGATGATGCGGGAAAGGGCCGCTGAAGCCACCCGCACTGGCTTACTCATCTGA